The proteins below are encoded in one region of Hordeum vulgare subsp. vulgare chromosome 3H, MorexV3_pseudomolecules_assembly, whole genome shotgun sequence:
- the LOC123443646 gene encoding uncharacterized protein LOC123443646, protein MDSASSTRLPLALGACLHMASSSPPAIVDDTGHATPPSLAASPGGGGRFSPRATTPPTSAVYFIEDEIARLRALLIASDSLFSGASTSTPSVAPLTEQEIGRFRCLIAPSSGSSSTGSVGSATDFSGIVRPPSTQAGSFLTLTHVQFWTVTLVLFLVLIPGTVTLRVSGSLTGFTFHPLPPQPVSLCCLVYQLFSAVASSPWSLMWFSSLILGSVSGGVSLDCQGCRLGK, encoded by the exons ATGGACAGCGCTTCGTCCACGCGTCTTCCCTTGGCGCTTGGTGCTTGTCTGCACATGGCCTCGTCTTCTCCACCAGCCATTGTCGACGATACTGGTCATGCTACACCGCCATCTTTAGCGGCTTCCccaggtggtggtggtcgtttcTCTCCTCGTGCCACTACGCCGCCTACTTCAGCTGTGTACTTCATCGAGGACGAGATTGCGCGGCTTCGCGCCCTGCTGATTGCCTCCGACTCTCTATTTTCGGGTGCGTCTACATCGACACCTTCAGTTGCGCCCTTGACTGAGCAGGAGATTGGGCGATTTCGATGCTTGATAGCTccatcttctggttcttcatcaacaGGGTCTGTTGGTTCTGCTACGGACTTTTCTGGCATTGtgagaccaccttctacacaagcag GGTCATTCTTGACTTTAACTCATGTTCAGTTCTGGACCGTCACACTGGTGCTCTTTTTGGTGCTGATCCCCGGCACCGTGACTCTCAGGGTCTCTGGGAGCTTGACTGGCTTCACCTTCCATCCACTGCCACCGCAGCCAGTCTCTCTCTGCTGCCTTGTCTACCAGCTCTtttcagcagtggcatcatcgcctTGGTCACTTATGTGGTTCTCGTCTCTCATCCTTGGATCCGTCTCTGGCGGTGTGTCTTTAGACTGTCAGGGTTGTCGGCTTGGTAAATAG